Proteins found in one Planctomicrobium piriforme genomic segment:
- a CDS encoding DUF1501 domain-containing protein, whose translation MIRVPGQPGKDLCDPHLGYTRRDILRVGGSSMLGLSLGSILQLQAQQVRASEKKVGEPKAKSIILCYLQGGPSHIDLWDPKENVPDNVKSVFSNISTVLPGVQFTELLPKLAQVIDKATLIRSMSYTPNGLFNHTAAIYQMMTGYTTDKVSPSGQLEPPSPKDFPNFGSNIIRLRPPQEPMLPFVMLPRPLQESNVVGKGGTAGFLGKAFDPYTLYPSGDDMDMAKMNKINVSDLEMRADVYGERMERRAKLLDTINAGMPDIDRAVKDYKLNEYYDQALSLIASGRARDAFAIEQESRETRDRYGRNTFGQSLLLARRLVEAGTRVVEVVWPKVANSDNHSWDVHVGLSNRMKKQAAPMLDSGLSALLVDLDERGLLDETLVVAVGEFGRSPQRGVSTSGNGNSDDGRDHWPYCYTALVAGAGIKRGYVHGKSDQTASAPVENPVHPGELLATIYESFGIAPETIVYNHLNQPRELVKAEAVSALYA comes from the coding sequence ATCATTCGCGTGCCAGGACAGCCCGGTAAAGATCTGTGCGACCCGCACCTGGGATACACCCGTCGCGATATTCTCCGCGTCGGCGGCAGCAGCATGCTGGGCCTGTCGCTCGGCTCGATTCTGCAGTTGCAGGCTCAACAGGTTCGCGCGAGTGAAAAGAAAGTGGGCGAGCCCAAAGCCAAAAGCATCATCCTCTGCTATCTGCAGGGGGGGCCGAGCCACATCGACCTGTGGGATCCGAAAGAAAACGTCCCGGACAACGTGAAGTCGGTCTTCAGCAACATTTCGACCGTGCTGCCCGGCGTGCAGTTCACCGAACTGTTGCCCAAGCTCGCGCAGGTGATCGACAAGGCGACGCTCATTCGTTCGATGAGCTACACGCCGAACGGCCTGTTCAATCACACCGCGGCCATCTACCAGATGATGACCGGCTACACGACCGACAAGGTCAGCCCGTCAGGCCAGCTCGAACCTCCCAGCCCCAAAGACTTCCCGAACTTCGGCTCGAACATCATCCGACTGCGTCCGCCGCAAGAGCCGATGCTGCCGTTCGTGATGCTGCCCCGTCCGTTGCAGGAGAGCAATGTCGTCGGCAAAGGGGGGACGGCCGGCTTCCTCGGCAAGGCCTTCGATCCGTACACGCTGTACCCATCTGGCGATGACATGGACATGGCCAAGATGAACAAGATCAACGTCTCCGACCTCGAAATGCGGGCCGACGTTTATGGCGAACGCATGGAACGCCGCGCGAAATTGCTCGATACCATCAATGCCGGCATGCCCGACATCGACCGCGCCGTCAAAGACTACAAACTCAACGAGTACTACGATCAGGCGCTGTCACTCATCGCCTCAGGCCGTGCCCGCGATGCTTTTGCGATCGAACAGGAATCGCGCGAAACCCGCGACCGATATGGCCGCAACACCTTCGGGCAGAGCCTGCTGCTGGCGCGTCGACTGGTCGAGGCAGGCACCCGGGTGGTGGAAGTGGTGTGGCCGAAGGTCGCCAACAGCGACAACCATTCTTGGGACGTCCACGTCGGCCTTTCGAACCGGATGAAGAAACAGGCGGCCCCAATGCTCGACTCCGGGCTGTCGGCGCTGCTGGTCGATCTCGACGAACGGGGACTTCTCGATGAAACGCTGGTGGTGGCGGTGGGAGAATTCGGCCGCAGCCCACAGCGGGGCGTCAGCACCTCAGGCAACGGCAACAGCGACGACGGCCGCGATCACTGGCCATACTGCTATACGGCGCTGGTCGCCGGGGCGGGGATCAAGCGAGGCTACGTCCACGGCAAGAGCGATCAGACCGCGTCGGCCCCGGTCGAAAACCCGGTGCATCCCGGCGAACTCCTGGCGACAATCTACGAATCGTTCGGCATCGCCCCGGAGACGATCGTCTACAACCACCTCAACCAGCCCCGCGAACTGGTCAAAGCCGAAGCCGTCTCGGCACTGTACGCATAG